The stretch of DNA ctagctactatatgtggctttatcttctatagcacTTTTCGcagttttttttctctgctgccgcgcacCTGGGAAACTCTTGGCAGCTTGACATCGCACTTCTCAAGGAATTTGAATTATGAGACTCTCACTCGCAGGCGAGGACAGCCGCCATCCAGGCCGACACAcccgaagacgaagaacaCCTCTGCATGTTTTAGCTTCAGTAGTTTTGGAATAGTGCCTCTGCGTGCTTAGCTTTCTTTTAGCTTAATTTCAAATCTTTCTTTACTAGAACCACGAAATGCGCAGGCTGTGGCGACCGCTCGCGTGGGTATCGCCAAATGCGGTCATGCCTCTCTCTCTAAACGCGACGCCTCCCCATCAAGATGATATATCGAGTTGCACCTGTGATCAAACGCCTCTATCACAATAGTAACCCGGCTAGGCCTCTTTTACCCAGTAAGAGGCGCAAAGACCGTCCGGAGTGTGTTCTGACACATTTCGGCTGCTGCTTCCGAGGGAGCCAGTTGCTCGAGGTGCCATGCAGCCGAGTCCGGGACTGTCCCGCTGCCATGAGAGTGACATTTTGCCTCACTTTTCTCACATCTGTTGAGCTCCTTCGCAGAAGACAGCCACGCAGCACACATACACTGGGACAGGAATTCGGAACGCGAGGCCCTTCCTTCCCGGCGACTGActgtgcgcagacgcgaagcctGAAAGCGGTCACCACACCGGCGTGAAAATGGCATCGAAGCCACGCGCGAGGGAGGTGTTggagcgcgcgcgggtcgACCGACGAACGGGGAGCGGGAGCTCTTTAAACAAGCGAACGGAATGATAAATATCGGTACGCGGCACATGCGAGGACGAGGCATTTCCCAGAGAGCCGCTTGCGGCGactctcgctgccttcgcggcggcatCAAGCCGGGCGGCGTTTGCTCGTTTCGCAAGCTCTGCGATGACAGATTTTCACGGACACACGCTCTGACTTGCATGTCTCAGAAAGTTTAATCTGATGCACGAGTGCGGCATTTTCTTTTCCCTacacgcgtcgccgcttgTCGCGCTCCTGACCTGGAAGGTCAGGCttcgcctcagccgcgcgaaCTCGttggcctgcgcgcgtcgctaCGGAGAGTTAGTGAAAACAATCGAAAGTCGTTCTTGCTGTTTCCCCATAATTTCTCGGTGGCGggttcttttttttttcggtttcTTTCCTGCGGACCGAAATATCGCAGACGGCTATCAGCTGGCCTTTTGAGCGTGGGCTCTTCACGCGTGTGAACGAAGAGCCAGAGCCCTCACGAAATATTCCTGAAAAATGCGTTTAAAAAATGCGGATTTGctatgcatgcgtgcatcTCACATGGACTCTCCGCACGGAAATCATAAACACTTTGCACACGTCCCCCGCTTCTTCACCTCACaaatatacatgcatgtgtatacatatgtatatttatatgtctatagatatatgtatgagTAGACATACGCATACAGGTCTCTGGATGAATATGTGCACgcagatatagatagagacgcatatgcatgcgcCGAGTCGAACTCGAAAAAATACGCCCAGTCACTCAACAAGATGATTGATCTGAGCCACAGCTGGCATacccgcctgctgcagccctcTGGtcacacgcgcgcggagccgacgggggcggcgcccacTCAAACACGCAGATACATACGCGGTGTTGCAAATTTCTCGTGGAAGCACTTCTGTACGCACATCGAAGGGGAAGGCTTTAAAAAAGTATATCCGCGCAGCATACACAGATAGAGAATACATCTATCCGCAGGCGCCCACCCGCGAGACCTGTTCAGTCTAATCTAGAAAACCGCATATACCAACACgcacgcatatatacacgAGCATACggatgtagatatatatatatatatcggcGGCTTGGCGAGCTTGCATGCAATAGAAAAACTTTGAAGTATGATGCtgagcgcgacgcagcgcctgctcATTGCCGTTCCCAAATATGCCGGCTCCACAGGCCACGCGCGCTGGGCTcaagcgaagcgcgagatAAAAAATGCCAGCACGGATGCATCTCTCCGCAGGCTGGTGCGCGTCACTCCGCGGACTAACGCGTATCTGTCTGTGTATGCCCTCGCGAAactccgcagctcctcgagcaAAGCGCCGTGTGCATTCACATGAACGCCGAAAAAGAAGCGAGTCACTCGGCTTgctccctctctttctctaCTCAAAGCGATGTGACTCCCTCGAACCGAATCCGCCGACCTTCCCAAAGACACGCCGCTCACCAGCGCAGCAACCTGCCCCcgacaggcgagagagcgacccGTCATAttgtctctcttctcaaACTTCGAAAACGGACTCTGCCGTTCGTTTGCCGCCCTCCTTCGCATTCCGCGAccccgctgcggcagcgccgcacacgcacggcgcctgcgacagACATCTGCGCCAAattcgcctcttcttcaaaGTCCATCCATCGGCTTTCGCTCGCATCTCGCACGTGAGGTTTTCGCTCGCCATcaggcggaagcgaaggcagcgggcTCGACCTGAAGAGACACtccgctccccccctcgcttccgccgtcgTGCCCtaggaggcgcgcggaggcgtccaccctctctgcgcgtctcgacTGAATTTACATGGATCTTCATCCCTCTTTATATATATCGGAGTCTCCTCAAGCGACCGAGGAACCGAAGGGCACTCGGTGCCGTCTTCATCTGCAGAGCCCGCTGTGGATGCGCTCCTTCCTGCTGGCGCTTTCTTTACAACTTGGCATGGATCTGAGCTTTGTTTGCGTCGGCCTTCGCGGAGAGGCACGGTGGAATGGGCGCCTCGTAGATCTCTTCGACGAAGTTCTCGAACTTCTTCTCCACGAActtcctccgcagcttcATCGTCGCCGTCAGCTCGCCGGTCGCGATCGCAAAGTCGCTCGGCAGAATGCGCCAACCCTGGACCGATTGCGCTCTGAGCAAAGACACAAGAAAGCGAAAACGTCACTGAGAAGCATTGAACCCACAACGCTGTGAGACCCTGGGCTGCGCTGACTTGCGTACTCCGGTGTGAACGAAGCTGATAAACTTCAAATACCGCTAATCCctcgcagacggcgcgacgGTGCAGTCCAGAGAGGCAGACTCGTGGCGACAACTTGTGTGACGTCACCTTCCCTGCAGCGGAAAACCCATCCTAGACGCGTCGGCTGACGCGAAGCTGCAGGTCTGACAACTGAAGGCGGGCAGCCGGCtgagcgccgacgccgaggtCTCCAGTGCGTGGCTCACCTGGAGATCGTCCTCACGTTTGTGCGCTCGATAGCTTCCCTCACGAGCTGGTTGACGACTGGATCGACCATGGCCTCGCGGGTCGTTTCCGCGGGCGAGTTGGCTttcgcgaggaagcggacgaTCTCGGGAGCGAGTGTCTCCGTCGGGTTGTCgttcgcgtccttcgccgTGTACAGACAGACGAGAACGCCGAGGAACTTGCGCCGGTCGCCAACGACCATGCAGTTCgagaggagctgcggcaTCTCCTGCTTGAGCAGGCTCTCGATgaggagcggcgcgacgttctcgccgcccgccgtgATGATCAACTCCTTTATCCGCCCCGTGAGGTAGATGAAGCCGTCCTTATCAACGTAGCCCAGGTCGCCAGTGTGCAGGAAGCCATTCTCGTCTAGCGTGCCTCGCGTGGACTTCTCGTCCTTGTAGTACCCCATGAAGATGTTGCGCCCGCGAAAACAAATCTCCCCGTGACCCTCTTCGTTCTCGTTCGCCACATACATGTCAGTCCCAGGCATCGCGTGACCGATGCTCCCCACCTTGTACCTGCGACGAACACGCACAGCCTCCGTTTCCAAAAATGCAGAGACGACAGGACTCGAACCCACACCACACATCGACCTCACaagcggcaggccgcgcaaCGCCTGAGACAGAAACACAGGGAACGCCGGCGGAAACGCCGCGCAACGCGCTATCACGTGGACACGAAGGCGTCACGCTGCGCGGAAAatggaggcgaagaaggagacagaagcgAAACAAAGCTCCAGCCTTGCTCCTCCACGCTGTGCCGATACCGCTCTCACACTTCCGGAAAGGCTCTCCACACTCTGCAGTCTGGCTCATagcctctctccgctcgctgGGCGGTCTACAACTCTCTCTACACTCTCTTGTATGTCTGAAAGTCTCTCTCTAGGATCTCGGGTCTGTCAAGCAGCCCCTGTAGGCTCCCTAGTTGGGCTAAAAGTCTCTCTACGGCGTCTGCTGGGCGTCGCTATCGCGTCAGCTCACCATCCCGGCGCTGGCAGAATGAATGTCTGCGGCCCCGTGCTCTCACTCAGACCGTAGATGGAGTTAATGGGCATGCCGAGACTCATAAAGTACTTCTGCGTGCCCTCgtccagaggcgccgcgcagctgccgagcCCTAAACACAGATCCATGCCTAGCGCCTTGCGGACCTGAACACACGAAACGTCGCAGCCACGCTGTCAACTCTCGACGACCTTCAGCCTCGCAGACACCCGACCCTTCGCGACAACACTCTGCAAACTACGCTTTCCAGTCTACGCAGTATATACATGTagtatagatacatatataggcGTTTACATATTTTTACTCTCGTGTCCAGATTGACATAAgcgtataaatatatattcaCTTATAGTCgcacgcatatatatttgtatgcccacatgcatatacatatatatatttatatatttatatgggTGTATGGGTACGGCTTGGCGCGCTGCCATGCCCGGTCCCTTTGTCGACTCGAgaaggagccgcagcggcgcgtctgcgttgggcgcgcgcgggcgatcTGCAGGGCGTTTGAGGCACTTCTTCTCACCTGATTGAGGATGAGTTTCATGACGACTGGGAAGACGGTGGGGATGTCCTGCGTCTTTCCGGTGAGCAGCGCATCGGTGCCTTTGAAGCCGACGGCCTTGGCCCAGTCGGCGAGGCGTTTGCGGATGCCGGATtggccgcgagcggcgccgatTTCTTTAAGTTTTTGTTCGATTTTTTCCCAGACTCTGGGGACGGCGAGGAACCACGTTGGACGCGCGGCCTTGACGGTGTCGATGAGGGAGCCCTGGAGCGCGTCAGGACGTGCAAAGTAAAGACAGCAACCCATGGTGACGGGCATGTAGAGgtcgacgagctgcgcggcgacgtgCGAGAGGggcaggaaggagacgaggcggtgCGAGTTGTCGATTTTCATCATGTGAGATGAGCAGGCCGCAGTCCACGTGAAGTTGTCGTGCGACAGCATCACGCCCTTGGGAAACCCCGTCGTGCCACTCGTGTACACCAGCGAGCAGCACTCGCCGGGCTTCTGGCTCTCCATGCGCGCCGTAAGCAGCACGTCGTtgaccgcggcgccgagctgcAGGAAGTCCTCGAAGGAAATcacgccgtcgtcctcgtaGCCCTCGGGAACGCGGTCGCGGTACACCACAATCGTCTGCAGCACGTCGCACGCGccgagctcctcctcgcccacAAACGCGTCATAGAACTCCTCAgacgtcgcgggcggcgagtaGGACGTCTCGGAGGACAGCGTCACGGGGGGCGACcccgaggacgccgccgccgccgccgcatcgaacgcgggcgcggtcgttcgccgccgcttAACCTCAGACGGCGCCGGTCCCACCGCCCCGTCGACGGCCTCCacggcgcgctggagcctcctctccctcgcggcctgctgcttcttcttgacctgcagcagcttctccATGTTCGCCAGCGAGTCGACGACCGCGACGCGACACCGCGCGTGCTCAACTACGTGGGCAGTCGCCTCGACCGAGTTCGTCGTGTAGATGCCGACTGCGATGCCGTCGATGAAGATCGCCCCAAAGTACGCAATCGCCCACGCCGGGCTGTTGCAGCCCATCAGCGCAATCCGCGAGCGCCGGTCGCAGCCGAGGTACAGAAGCGCCTTTGCGAACATGCACACGTCGTTCCAGTACCCCTGccaggtgtacatacaccacCCCGGCAGCGGGCCCTCGATgtacgagggcggcggcgacgcgtccaagctccggcgcggcggcagcgaaatCAGCAGCGAGcccccgtcgtcgccttcgtgcgCATGCtgcgagcagcgcgcgggctCGCTACGCTCGTTCCTCCCGCCTTCTCCGGTCTCTTCGGCGTccccttcgccttccgcgcgccgagccgcggcttcgctctgcgccgagACGTCcccggccgcgtcgccgccgctgcgcgtcgcgtgagttttctgcgcagtcgcggaggagaggaagcgcgggcTGGTGTGTGgctggaaggcgagcgcaggcgcgtcgggGTACCTGCGCACGGTGTCCGCGAAGAAGTCCACGACGGTGatgggcggcagcgagccagGACCGGACTCGGTGACTTTGACCGGCAGCTCCTTCGTCACGTCCGTCGTCCAGAAGAGGTCTTCGCCAGGTTTGTTCGGCTTCAACTTGCGATTcacccgcgccgcagcctgcagcgacagcaCGGTGTGGACGCCTGCACAGCTGTCCACGCCTTCGGTGCCGAGCGACACGAGCCGCCCCGTGGGGGGCATGTCTGAAGGGTCGAACAAGATCGCCATGtcgccgcgagacgcagagcgccgagagagagcaaCAGAAGCTGGCAGGGGTcgcacgcggcgggggcAGGCGCGGGGAAGGAGCGGCGCAAGACGAcgcgggaagaaggcgcagaaaggAGTGACGCACAAAAAAAGGCGTAGAGAGAAGGGGCGTAGTGAGAGTGACGCAGaacgaagcggcggcggccggagAGCGGTCGTAAGGAGGAGCTGAGAATGTGACACGAGTACGAGAGAccgggcgcgcggggcgggggggggggggaggcacCGACAAAGGACCCGCCGGCACGCAAAGCGCAGACCGTGCAAGCGATGAGGAGATGAAGGAAGTTTTCGCCCAAAGGGAtgcgggagaggcgaggaaagcCCGCCAGCCAAGGCCAGGGAaaaggacgacgacggaCGAACAGGAAACACGCGAGGACGTTGCGGCGAGTGATGAGCAGACGTCGCGGAGGTgaacgaggacgcggaaacaAGCAGTAGAGGCGAAGCTGGTGTGTCAATGCTTGGGTTCAAGGTGGTTTTGGCTTCGTGAAGGCGCGTGTCAGGGACCCGCAAGTTCCTCAAAAGCCTGGGCAAACGGACTGAAGCTCGGAGAGTATGTCGCCCGCAGAGTCGCACGCCCCCAAGTTCCCTCGAGGCAAAACGGGCTCTTAGCGGAAGTGAATGCAGGGCGCGACGTCGCGAAAAACAAGAATTCTCATCTGGGACTTGCGGAAGTCTTTGCAAGCATTTCGGTCCGTCAAAAAGAGCCTGTGGCATGGCGGGGATAGGGGTTTGTGAGTCaccccccgccgcgggaaATACGTGGAAAAAAGGGAAAAGGCAAAGCCAGCAGGGGCTGTCGAATGTATATACACCCTGGCTCTTCGTCTCCACCTGGTCTAATGACTGCGTTTCTCTCCGCCGAGAAACAAGGAGAGATTCTTTGTCTCACGCgctcggcgcacgcgcggatATCCACTTTTCCGTAGCCGCCGTGCCACGCTGacccgccagcgcagcgtttcagcgccttcgctgttGGATTAAGCCTCTCTTTGCCTCGCGTTTCCGCTTGGAAGGGACAGCGGAGGGGACCCAGGGGTCGTCAGTCTCGGGTGTTTGCTTCTCAGGCGTTCGTTTCCCATTTTTGCCACGTTTACTGGTTCTGGCGCCCCTCCTGGCGGCTAGTTTCTTGCAACTTTGGTTGACCCTCCTCCCCGTGACCGTGCCGCAAACACCTGGCAGCTCGGAGTCTGTTTCCTTTCCCGCGCTTGTCGTGGCCGTTGCTCTGCATGCCCTCATTGTCTTGCTGCTTTCTCTCGGGGtgtctcgcgcttctcgttCTTTCGTGTTTTCTTAGCCCTCCTCGTTATCCAGGAAGAAGCTAGGCGGATGGCTGCAGGGATTTTCTGCTCTTCTCCGTGGGCATGAACCGTCCGCCAGAAAAACCACGCGGGTGCAGAGTTCTTCGAGTTCTGAGTTGTCTTCTCTTGTTCTCTGTCGTCctcggcttcgccgcctctctctcgctgtcgttccgcttctccgcgcaactggctttttctctctcggcaTGCCCTCAGCTGCAGTCTTTCTCTGTCTCACGcgtttccgctgcgcctcgtgtCTCAGCTCTGTCGCCTATTTCTTTTTTCCCTGAGTTCCCTGACTTGCCTTTCCAGCCAACCGGCCGAGGCGGGCTCGACTCGTGCCTTCTGGCGCGGCGAGTCTATCTGAAGCAAGAAATTTCGGCCTGAGttgtttttcgtcttctgctccttctgcgcgcgtATGGTTgagggcctgcgccgcaggtATCTGTACGACGTCACTCTCtctccgtttttctctccccttttctctttttgcTGTCAGTCATGGTATGCGCATGTATGCTCGCATGCATGTAGAGACAAGAACGTCCATCTGCACTGATCGTATGTCTATCCACAACATATACACATAGTAcgtataatatatatatgtatatgtggaTGTGCAGTCATTCGTAGAGGAGCGATGGTGCGTACCTTCGAGCGCCTGAGAGAGGGGAGATCGGTGTAGTCTTATCCTCTCTAGTGTTGCTTTCCCGTGCGCCGTTGTCGCGTTTTCCTTGTCTGTTTCGTCTTCAAGatggcggcgcctccctcctccgcgagccccgcgccgctttctgccgcggcgccgctactgcggcctgcgccacgcccctcctcgtctgccgctctcgcgtcttccgcggcggccgcttcgccgcctctctcttcgtcgccgccttcctccgaAGTGCTTGCGGTGTGCATTCAGCAGCTCAACGAGGAGTTTCCGACGCTCGagtcgctggcgtcgctggaCGCAAAGATtgcctcgctgcaggcctACCTCCGGGCGCTGGATAAGGACATTCTCGTGGCAGTCAGAGAGCAGGCACGGcgttcgtcgtctgcgtcgttcgcccccgcgtcggcggcctccgcgccggtctCGCTGGATGCGTTTCGCGCTCGCGTCAAGGCGCTGTCCTCGAGTTTCCACGCGATgcgcgcgaagacggaggcgagcgaccgcAAAGTCGCCAAAATCTGCTGGGacctgcagcgtctcgcgctggcCAAGAAGAATCTCACGCTCTCCATCTCCTCCCTCAAGCGCCTGGTGATGCTAGTCACTGCCCTCGACAagcttcgcgtcgccggcaaGAATCGGAAGTacgccgaggctgcgcagctcctccttgCGATCAACAACCTCGTGGGCACCTTCGAGCCCTACAGGGACCGCGTGGAACGCATCGGCCTGCTCCTTAGCGAAAAGGAACTCCTCTgtcgctcgctgcagcagcagctgatCGAGGACTACCAAGCGGTCTTCGAGGAAGACGCCTGCACCCtgccagcctccgccgcgctcttccgcgagcccccccgcgcggcgggtgtTTATAcacccgccgccgaggagaagagcaGCAACCCGTTCGCGGCGGATCTTTCGacgggggcgggagggggagggggaggcggggctgCGGACCGGGGTGGCCTTCTGGCGTCCTTgggtgcgtctgcgtcgccgttcgcgcccaacgagcgcagcgacgcgctgctgtTCCTCGATccggcgcagcgggaggcgctgAAGGAAGCCCCTCTGGCTGTCGAGGTGCTCGGACCTGCCGTCGTCCGCGACGCTGTGCAACTCGTCTGCCACTCTCTGCTGTTCAACTACAATAAACTCTTCCGACCCAACACTGCGGCGAtcttcggcggcgacgccctcgaTGGTCGGAAGAGCcaggcggacgcgcagggcgctgcgggcctcgAAGTCATCGaccggcgcttcgcctggCTCAAGCGCACCATGCGAGAGTTCGAGGGCAAGCACGAGTCGCTCTTCCCCGCCAGGTGGCGCGTGAAAATGCATCTCGCCACGCTCTTCTGCCGAGTCACCAAGCAGCACTTCGTGGTGAGCCACTGGGCAGGAACGACTCTTCGCGGTCACCGTGAGGAGGCTGAGTGCATCAACGAGAGCGGTATTCAGTGTATACTGGAAATCCAGCCCTCGCGTGCAGCTCGCAGAAAGAGGGAGTTCGGCTCCgccccgcgcgctgcggcgcagagagagaggcgggaaTTCCGCCCGTTCGCGGGCGTCctcagcgcggcgtcgcgctccaGCCCTCGAGACGTCGTTCTCCCCATATCAGCTCGCTGTTGCGCGCTTCAGGTGTTTTTACGGGTCTCAGTTCGCGGCCAGCGGGTGTCGCGGCACTTGCCAGTCGGTGGCTTCAGGGGCCTGGTGGCGTGTGTGCTGTGTGATCGTATCGTGTGACTGCATGCAGGACATGCTGAGTTGTTCTCAGCACACGGTGGATCCGATTTTGTTGATCAGGCTGTTGCACAAGACCGTGGAGTTCGAGTTATCGCTGGACGCGAAGTTCCGACACGAAGAGAGTGCGCTGGAGATGATGAAGGATCTCGAGAACGACCGGAAGTCTTCGCTGCTggacgcgtcctccgcggcggcctcgttgCAGTACTACGACCAGGTCTTCCCCTCTGCGCAGAattcctcctcttccggcTCGCTGAATCCCTTCGAGCTGGAtaagagcgacgcgccgccgcccggaGGACCGACGGGGGGCAGGgagcgcgaacgccgcgaggaagaagaggagaaggaagaggccTTCCAGCTCACCTGCTTCCACGGGTTGCTCTCGAGCGTGTTCGACCCGTTTCTCTTCCGGTGGGCGGAGTTCGAGGAGCAGCAACTGGTCGacttcttctctgctgcgctggTCTCCGACAAACTCGTGCTGCACGCGCAATACGCTCCCGCGATCGTCGCTTCGGCCTTCTCTGAGATCGACGCAGAGGatgagaagcgccgcagggggcgaGCGCTGGAGCTTGAGCaacgcgacggcggcgcgaacgCCGACGACGTCGACGACTTgctcggcgaagaagaagaaagcgacgtgtgcgttttctcctccgccagcgAGATCCTCAGCGCATGCAAGAAACTCTTCGACAAGGCGAAGGCCGTTAGCAGAGGCCAAGCCATCAAGGAAATCGCGCTCGTCCTCCAGAGGCTCTTCAAGAAATACGCCGGCGTCCTCAAAAACCGGTGAGAAACACGCACGGAACGCGTGGCGGATGCCGCGTCTCGCGAATGGCGCGCGGGTTTGCATACACTGTGCGTGTACTGTGCCCTCCTTTCTTGGCTGCTTCGCTGCTTTTCAATGCGTCGAGCCTCGAAATGCATCGGTCCCCTTTGCGGATTCGTCGCcatcctctcttctttccctctctttcttctctacTTACGTGTGCGTTCCGCCTCGAAGATTTCCTCGTTTTGGAGCTTCGCTGTCCCCGCCGTTTCTGTCGTCTTTCcacgtcgctctcgtctctgcACGCCTGCCGCGTGGCTGTTTGCCGCTTTTTCGCATGTGCAGACTTCCGGCTTCGAAGCAGTTCGCGTCACCACCGTCTCTGAGcgacctcgcggcgctcttcccctctggcgcttctggcgagtcgctcgcggcgccgggtgcgtctctctcggctgcgtcctgcagcgtctccgccgcctcaccGTTCCTCCTCGCATGCGCGACAGTGGGCACGAGTGTGTATGTGGAGGCCTCGCTGGAGCGGCTGAAGGAGAATCTGTCGAAGGCCCTCttggaggcgaacgcgccggATAAAAACGCGATTTCCTCGCGGAGCTCGGCCGAAGACCTCGCTGACGGCGCCGGCACAGAAGCCGACGAGGCCCAGGAACTGAAATTCGAAGAAGTGCACGGTAAACGCAGACTACAGGAGAGCGACTGCGGCCTGGTTTGCCAgctcgcgggcctcttcCGTCTCAGCCTCGTGGCTGCTTCCTGTGGGCTTCGAAGTCTTATCCgagcggaagaggagagagaggcagagagaggaccCTTACGTTTTAAAGCACATCCGAGGAAACCACAGAGTGCACACTGGGTTGTGACCTCGGTTTCATCCTCTGTTGTTGGTTtctccgtctgcggctgcagatcTCCTGTGGACCGTCCAGTCGTCGGCGatctccctcctcgtcgcgtcgTTCAACTCTGcgatttcttcttctctttcttaCATGCTGGCGGAGGGCTCGAAGAAggccagcgcggcgtcgcgcgaagagcgcgagagcgaggccagAGGCTGTCACGCGAACATCTCTTCACTGCAGCGCCAACTCGAGCGCGGCATGGCTGTCGCCAGTCTTTTCCTCAGCGCGACGCTCTGCCGCTTCGTGTGGGATAAGCTTGCGCAGGTGAGCCCGCCTCCTGAATGAGGAGAATAGAAGGTGTCGAGCTCGCGCGTTTTTCACCCGATCTGAAGTCGTTTCGAAGTCGGCTTTTTCCTCGTTTGCTATGCAgcgggcctcctcgcccaAAATCGGCATCTGCTTG from Besnoitia besnoiti strain Bb-Ger1 chromosome V, whole genome shotgun sequence encodes:
- a CDS encoding AMP-binding enzyme domain-containing protein (encoded by transcript BESB_063050), coding for MAILFDPSDMPPTGRLVSLGTEGVDSCAGVHTVLSLQAAARVNRKLKPNKPGEDLFWTTDVTKELPVKVTESGPGSLPPITVVDFFADTVRRYPDAPALAFQPHTSPRFLSSATAQKTHATRSGGDAAGDVSAQSEAAARRAEGEGDAEETGEGGRNERSEPARCSQHAHEGDDGGSLLISLPPRRSLDASPPPSYIEGPLPGWCMYTWQGYWNDVCMFAKALLYLGCDRRSRIALMGCNSPAWAIAYFGAIFIDGIAVGIYTTNSVEATAHVVEHARCRVAVVDSLANMEKLLQVKKKQQAARERRLQRAVEAVDGAVGPAPSEVKRRRTTAPAFDAAAAAASSGSPPVTLSSETSYSPPATSEEFYDAFVGEEELGACDVLQTIVVYRDRVPEGYEDDGVISFEDFLQLGAAVNDVLLTARMESQKPGECCSLVYTSGTTGFPKGVMLSHDNFTWTAACSSHMMKIDNSHRLVSFLPLSHVAAQLVDLYMPVTMGCCLYFARPDALQGSLIDTVKAARPTWFLAVPRVWEKIEQKLKEIGAARGQSGIRKRLADWAKAVGFKGTDALLTGKTQDIPTVFPVVMKLILNQVRKALGMDLCLGLGSCAAPLDEGTQKYFMSLGMPINSIYGLSESTGPQTFILPAPGWYKVGSIGHAMPGTDMYVANENEEGHGEICFRGRNIFMGYYKDEKSTRGTLDENGFLHTGDLGYVDKDGFIYLTGRIKELIITAGGENVAPLLIESLLKQEMPQLLSNCMVVGDRRKFLGVLVCLYTAKDANDNPTETLAPEIVRFLAKANSPAETTREAMVDPVVNQLVREAIERTNVRTISRAQSVQGWRILPSDFAIATGELTATMKLRRKFVEKKFENFVEEIYEAPIPPCLSAKADANKAQIHAKL
- a CDS encoding Vps53 family protein (encoded by transcript BESB_063060), with amino-acid sequence MAAPPSSASPAPLSAAAPLLRPAPRPSSSAALASSAAAASPPLSSSPPSSEVLAVCIQQLNEEFPTLESLASLDAKIASLQAYLRALDKDILVAVREQARRSSSASFAPASAASAPVSLDAFRARVKALSSSFHAMRAKTEASDRKVAKICWDLQRLALAKKNLTLSISSLKRLVMLVTALDKLRVAGKNRKYAEAAQLLLAINNLVGTFEPYRDRVERIGLLLSEKELLCRSLQQQLIEDYQAVFEEDACTLPASAALFREPPRAAGVYTPAAEEKSSNPFAADLSTGAGGGGGGGAADRGGLLASLGASASPFAPNERSDALLFLDPAQREALKEAPLAVEVLGPAVVRDAVQLVCHSLLFNYNKLFRPNTAAIFGGDALDGRKSQADAQGAAGLEVIDRRFAWLKRTMREFEGKHESLFPARWRVKMHLATLFCRVTKQHFVDMLSCSQHTVDPILLIRLLHKTVEFELSLDAKFRHEESALEMMKDLENDRKSSLLDASSAAASLQYYDQVFPSAQNSSSSGSLNPFELDKSDAPPPGGPTGGRERERREEEEEKEEAFQLTCFHGLLSSVFDPFLFRWAEFEEQQLVDFFSAALVSDKLVLHAQYAPAIVASAFSEIDAEDEKRRRGRALELEQRDGGANADDVDDLLGEEEESDVCVFSSASEILSACKKLFDKAKAVSRGQAIKEIALVLQRLFKKYAGVLKNRLPASKQFASPPSLSDLAALFPSGASGESLAAPGASLSAASCSVSAASPFLLACATVGTSVYVEASLERLKENLSKALLEANAPDKNAISSRSSAEDLADGAGTEADEAQELKFEEVHDLLWTVQSSAISLLVASFNSAISSSLSYMLAEGSKKASAASREERESEARGCHANISSLQRQLERGMAVASLFLSATLCRFVWDKLAQAVVSKVHAQLAQIKQLAPAAAESLLRDVETLHAALLDLPASAYLGGEANGTEKLGKNRKKKFQMPAGYEKYVSREMERAEALLRVAAYPPEDEVATVSHGATSLFGRSHSSSAVPKVEKTTVLPIKESKLFSSSSFSSSAPSCASSSSPSSGSSAPSSSLATFHSSSSPLPSPFAASFSAAPPPVSASSPFAPQASKREEDSETSDAGREGVGSPDTNPFSAPFATSFSSSFSPALASVPLGGFDARRHSEKESDRKEERGTGGAMLPLHALGDTLREQGLKAAGDVKKLITGARL